The Aquisalimonas asiatica genome contains a region encoding:
- a CDS encoding TRAP transporter large permease → MSPELLTIGMFGSLLVLIMLGVSLSFALGGIAVVFTLILSGPAGLFSMISAVFGSMWSVLLAAIPLFIFMGVALGRSQISADLYRAFYLWSGRVNGGLLMGTTGFASVLSAMTGSCAASTLTTGMVGMPAMDRHGYDRSFVLGTIGAAGTLGILIPPSITLIVIGMTTGMSVGRLFMGGLVAGLFILVVLLAYVAIRSWMRPELAPSTGKSVPIIDKVKALRSVVAPLMIIIVVLTSIFMGLATPTEAAAVGAAAVVVAVGLRREINFKFIREVSYSTASTTGMVIWIVFGAASFVSVYSGAGGIDFMQRVLLGIDVDPWTLILLMQLFALILGMFLDPIGIILLVMPIFFPVVLMLGFDPLWFAIIFQLNLCIGYITPPFGYNIFYLKSLSPDTPILDLYRAVAPYVLLMLACGLVFLMFPSILIESTNLLLR, encoded by the coding sequence ATGAGTCCTGAGTTACTGACCATTGGCATGTTCGGGTCCCTGCTGGTCCTGATCATGCTGGGGGTTTCCCTGTCCTTTGCCCTGGGCGGCATCGCCGTTGTCTTCACCCTCATCCTCAGCGGGCCGGCGGGGCTGTTCTCGATGATCTCCGCGGTGTTCGGCAGCATGTGGTCGGTGCTGCTGGCGGCCATCCCGCTGTTCATCTTCATGGGCGTTGCCCTGGGCCGGTCACAGATCTCCGCCGACCTCTACCGGGCGTTCTACCTGTGGTCCGGCCGCGTGAACGGTGGCCTGCTCATGGGCACCACCGGGTTCGCCTCGGTGCTATCGGCCATGACCGGGAGCTGCGCGGCGTCCACGCTGACCACCGGCATGGTGGGCATGCCCGCCATGGACCGGCACGGCTACGACCGCAGTTTCGTCCTCGGCACCATCGGCGCCGCCGGCACCCTGGGGATTCTGATTCCGCCGTCCATTACCCTGATCGTCATCGGCATGACCACGGGTATGTCCGTGGGCCGGCTGTTCATGGGTGGCCTGGTGGCGGGGCTGTTCATCCTGGTGGTTCTGCTGGCGTACGTGGCCATCCGCTCCTGGATGCGGCCGGAGCTGGCGCCGTCCACCGGCAAGAGTGTCCCCATCATCGACAAGGTGAAGGCGCTGCGCTCGGTAGTGGCGCCACTGATGATCATCATCGTCGTGCTCACGTCCATCTTTATGGGACTGGCGACGCCCACGGAGGCTGCCGCCGTGGGTGCGGCGGCGGTGGTGGTGGCCGTGGGCCTGCGTCGCGAGATCAACTTCAAGTTCATCCGTGAGGTGAGTTACTCCACCGCGTCCACCACCGGCATGGTGATCTGGATCGTCTTCGGCGCGGCGTCGTTCGTGTCGGTGTACTCCGGCGCGGGCGGGATCGACTTCATGCAGCGCGTGCTGCTGGGCATTGACGTGGACCCGTGGACGCTGATCCTGCTGATGCAGCTGTTCGCGCTGATCCTCGGCATGTTCCTGGACCCGATCGGGATCATTCTGCTGGTGATGCCGATCTTCTTCCCCGTGGTGCTCATGCTCGGGTTCGATCCGCTGTGGTTCGCCATCATCTTCCAGCTGAACCTGTGCATCGGTTACATCACGCCGCCGTTCGGGTACAACATCTTCTACCTGAAGAGCCTGAGTCCGGACACGCCGATTCTGGATCTCTACCGCGCCGTCGCACCCTATGTGCTGCTGATGCTGGCGTGTGGCCTGGTATTCCTGATGTTCCCGAGCATTCTCATCGAGAGTACGAACCTGCTGCTGCGCTGA
- a CDS encoding acyl-CoA dehydrogenase family protein, with product MGRFHDVPADNNTTEEESSPMNFQHSERVQDLQRQLTAFMDEHVYPNEHVFARQAKEQRWQSPTILETLKAKARDQGLWNLFMPDERYGPGLSNSEYAPLAEIMGRVFWAAEAFNCNAPDTGNMEVLLKYGTDAQRERWLTPLLAGEIRSAFAMTEPAVASSDATNVETSILPDGDDYVINGRKWFITNAMHERCEIFIVMGKSDPDNPNRHLQQTQILVPRDTPGLSVIRPLSTFGYFEEPGGHAEVLFENVRVPKENLLLGEGRGFEVAQGRLGPGRIHHCMRLIGAAQRALEMACQRVESREVFGRKLSQQGSVRESIAQMASKVEMCRLLTLRAAAKMDSDGTKEARDLIAMAKIMVPQMTSEVLDMAIQMHGAGGFTEDYFMAEAFNYARWCRMADGPDQVHMMALGKQVIGQYSN from the coding sequence ATGGGCCGGTTCCATGATGTGCCGGCAGACAACAACACCACCGAGGAGGAGTCCAGCCCCATGAATTTCCAGCACTCCGAGCGCGTTCAGGATCTGCAGCGACAGCTCACCGCCTTCATGGACGAACACGTCTACCCCAACGAACATGTCTTTGCCCGGCAGGCGAAGGAGCAGCGCTGGCAGTCCCCGACCATTCTGGAAACGCTGAAGGCGAAAGCACGGGACCAGGGCCTGTGGAACCTGTTCATGCCGGACGAGCGCTACGGCCCCGGCCTGAGCAATAGCGAATACGCGCCCCTGGCCGAGATCATGGGCCGCGTGTTCTGGGCGGCCGAGGCCTTCAACTGCAACGCCCCGGACACGGGCAACATGGAGGTACTGCTGAAGTACGGCACGGATGCGCAGCGCGAGCGCTGGCTGACGCCGTTGCTGGCCGGCGAGATCCGCTCCGCCTTTGCCATGACCGAGCCCGCCGTGGCGTCCAGCGACGCCACCAACGTGGAGACCTCCATCCTCCCGGACGGCGACGACTACGTCATCAACGGCCGCAAGTGGTTCATCACCAATGCCATGCACGAGCGGTGCGAGATCTTCATCGTCATGGGCAAGTCCGACCCGGACAACCCCAATCGCCACCTGCAGCAGACGCAGATCCTGGTGCCCCGGGACACGCCCGGGCTCTCGGTGATCCGCCCGCTGAGCACGTTCGGCTACTTCGAGGAGCCGGGCGGCCACGCCGAGGTCCTGTTCGAGAACGTGCGCGTGCCGAAGGAGAACCTGCTGCTCGGCGAGGGCCGCGGCTTCGAGGTGGCCCAGGGGCGCCTGGGACCGGGGCGCATTCACCACTGCATGCGGCTGATCGGCGCCGCCCAGCGCGCCCTGGAGATGGCCTGCCAGCGGGTGGAGAGCCGGGAGGTGTTCGGCCGCAAGCTCAGCCAGCAGGGCTCCGTGCGGGAGTCCATCGCGCAGATGGCCTCCAAGGTGGAGATGTGCCGGCTGCTCACCCTGCGCGCGGCGGCAAAGATGGACAGCGATGGCACCAAGGAGGCGCGGGATCTCATCGCCATGGCCAAGATCATGGTGCCGCAGATGACCTCCGAGGTCCTGGACATGGCCATCCAGATGCATGGCGCCGGCGGCTTCACCGAGGACTACTTCATGGCCGAGGCGTTCAACTATGCCCGCTGGTGCCGCATGGCGGACGGCCCCGACCAGGTGCACATGATGGCCCTGGGCAAGCAGGTCATCGGCCAGTACAGCAACTGA
- a CDS encoding TRAP transporter small permease subunit, whose translation MALLAWIDRINSTLGKLVSFLIWIGIAIIVWEVIARYVFNAPSVWAQGYTQRLFASYFILIGAFTLIQGGHVRVDLLLNTRSPRWNAFTDLLNVTVLVIWGAALAYEGWFYFEEAWQFGDRDDSALGHPMWPVHLALFVGVVMITVQGVVEFIRSAVLLVRPDVDVKRRGIV comes from the coding sequence ATGGCGCTTCTGGCGTGGATTGACCGGATCAATTCCACCCTGGGCAAGCTCGTCAGCTTCCTGATCTGGATCGGTATCGCGATCATCGTCTGGGAGGTTATCGCCCGCTACGTGTTCAACGCACCGTCGGTGTGGGCGCAGGGCTATACCCAGCGGCTGTTCGCCTCGTACTTCATCCTGATCGGGGCGTTCACGCTGATCCAGGGCGGCCATGTCCGGGTGGACCTGCTGCTCAACACGCGTTCGCCGCGCTGGAATGCGTTCACCGATCTGTTGAATGTCACGGTGCTCGTGATCTGGGGCGCGGCCCTGGCCTACGAGGGCTGGTTCTACTTCGAGGAAGCCTGGCAGTTCGGTGACCGGGACGACAGCGCCCTGGGTCACCCCATGTGGCCGGTGCACCTCGCCCTGTTCGTGGGTGTGGTGATGATCACCGTCCAGGGTGTCGTGGAGTTCATCCGGTCCGCCGTGTTGCTGGTCCGTCCCGATGTTGATGTCAAGCGCCGAGGCATTGTATGA